In one Vulgatibacter incomptus genomic region, the following are encoded:
- a CDS encoding nuclear transport factor 2 family protein has protein sequence MVQTTLEQNKKLVLDAFDTLFNKRDYDAAEQFWSEGYIQHSAHIPPGRDGLFELVRGLPSTLRYENQLIVAEGDYVIAHGRFSGTGRPAAWVAADIVRFEGGKLVEHWDVLQDEATEKESASGKPMFGDRFPVRT, from the coding sequence ATGGTCCAAACCACACTCGAGCAGAACAAAAAGCTCGTGCTCGACGCCTTCGACACGCTCTTCAACAAGCGCGACTACGATGCTGCGGAGCAATTCTGGTCCGAGGGTTATATCCAGCACAGCGCCCATATTCCGCCTGGGCGCGATGGATTGTTCGAACTTGTTCGCGGCCTCCCGTCGACCCTCCGTTACGAGAACCAGCTCATCGTCGCTGAGGGCGACTACGTCATCGCTCACGGCCGCTTCTCAGGAACTGGCCGTCCGGCGGCATGGGTGGCTGCGGACATCGTCCGCTTCGAAGGCGGCAAGCTCGTCGAGCACTGGGACGTTCTGCAGGACGAGGCAACCGAAAAGGAGTCCGCTAGCGGCAAACCGATGTTCGGCGATCGCTTTCCGGTGCGAACGTAG
- a CDS encoding Crp/Fnr family transcriptional regulator yields the protein MNRPSDAMLAYVRKLAPVPDEEWRFARTLFRPRRLGRGEYLTREGDVAVEFGWVLRGLVRKYYLGRNDGEVVRGFAAEGQLAGAYASLLSGAPSLLNVQALEETDLLVMDYSDFVQLYERHVCWQQLGRKVAESLLLEREEREHQLLRMNATDRYLSFRREQGDLVGRVPQHQIAAYLGITPVSLSRIIGQLKGRF from the coding sequence GTGAACCGCCCTTCCGACGCGATGCTGGCTTACGTGCGAAAGCTGGCCCCCGTACCTGACGAAGAGTGGCGCTTCGCGCGAACCCTCTTCCGCCCTCGGCGCCTCGGCAGGGGCGAATACCTGACCCGCGAGGGCGACGTCGCGGTGGAGTTCGGTTGGGTGCTCCGAGGCCTCGTCCGGAAGTACTACCTCGGCCGGAATGACGGCGAGGTCGTTCGAGGGTTCGCGGCGGAAGGTCAGCTCGCGGGGGCCTATGCCTCCCTCCTGAGCGGCGCGCCGTCGCTCCTCAACGTGCAGGCGCTGGAAGAAACGGACCTGCTGGTGATGGACTACTCCGATTTCGTACAGCTCTATGAGCGCCATGTCTGCTGGCAGCAACTGGGCCGCAAAGTGGCGGAGTCCCTGCTGCTCGAACGCGAGGAGCGGGAACACCAGCTGCTGCGCATGAACGCCACGGACCGCTACCTCTCGTTTCGGCGCGAGCAGGGCGATTTGGTGGGCCGAGTGCCACAACACCAAATCGCCGCCTATCTTGGCATTACGCCGGTCTCTCTGAGCCGCATCATCGGACAGTTGAAAGGGCGCTTCTGA
- a CDS encoding alpha/beta fold hydrolase, whose translation MAAHALAFLDALGVESCDVLGFSLGGMVAQQMALDRPAALRRMVLVGTAPRGGEDIMHLDKPSLAKPLSDPSLKGYAVLQKIFFAPSETSQKAGSSFVERLMQRSADREPVSGPAVAQAQIAAFREWEKFSGDRFAELRKVRHPTLVVSGVRDEMIPVRNSYWLSENLPNAMLLSYPDSGHGSLFQFHDSFVRQASAFLDSESEFAPY comes from the coding sequence ATGGCGGCGCATGCTCTGGCTTTCCTCGATGCTCTTGGCGTCGAGAGTTGCGATGTCCTCGGCTTCTCGCTGGGGGGCATGGTCGCGCAGCAGATGGCACTTGATCGGCCAGCGGCTCTTCGTCGAATGGTTCTGGTAGGGACAGCGCCACGCGGCGGTGAGGACATCATGCATCTGGACAAGCCGAGCCTGGCGAAGCCGCTGAGTGATCCTTCGCTGAAAGGGTACGCCGTCCTTCAGAAGATCTTCTTCGCACCTTCTGAGACCAGTCAGAAAGCCGGCTCTTCCTTTGTCGAGAGGCTGATGCAGCGTAGTGCAGACCGCGAGCCAGTCTCCGGGCCTGCCGTGGCTCAAGCTCAGATTGCTGCGTTTCGTGAATGGGAGAAGTTTTCCGGCGATCGATTTGCCGAGCTAAGGAAGGTCCGCCATCCAACTCTTGTCGTGAGCGGGGTGCGTGACGAGATGATCCCTGTCCGAAATTCGTACTGGTTGAGCGAAAACTTGCCCAACGCCATGCTTCTCTCTTACCCCGATTCTGGTCACGGATCCTTGTTTCAGTTCCACGATTCTTTCGTTCGTCAGGCCTCGGCTTTCCTGGATTCGGAATCCGAGTTCGCTCCGTATTGA